In the genome of Massilibacillus massiliensis, one region contains:
- a CDS encoding menaquinone biosynthesis decarboxylase: protein MAFKDLREFIEELDHRGLLKRISTPVDCELEITEITDRVSKMTGDKNVALLFENVKGYDMPVLMNAFGSMERMAIAFGVEKVDDIADEIREILKLPYISLQNKLDLISIIPTAKRAINFPKYVKNGPCKEVIIKDKPSLDNFPILKCWPDDGGKFITLPLVFTKNPKTGKRNVGMYRLQKYDGQTTGMHWHIHKNGAENFREHKEMGKDRIEVAVAIGTDPVLTYAATAPLPRDIDEMVFAGMLRKKSVEMISCETVDVEVPAHSEIVLEGYVLLDELRREGPFGDHTGYYSLADDYPVFHITCITHRKDPIYPSTIVGKPPMEDCYIAKATERIFLPFLQMQMPEIVDMNLPLEGVFHNCAMISIKKSFPQHAKKVMHAVWGMGQMMFTKMIIIVDEHVDVQDTKEVWWRVFNNIDARRDIVMVDGPLDVLDHSSPMPNWGTKVGIDATKTWPSEGNHREWPDEIVMSDDMKKQVDLKWKELGLE, encoded by the coding sequence GTGGCTTTTAAGGATCTAAGAGAATTTATTGAAGAGTTGGATCATCGTGGTTTGTTGAAGCGTATTTCGACTCCTGTTGATTGTGAATTAGAAATTACAGAGATAACAGATCGTGTGTCTAAAATGACAGGCGATAAAAATGTTGCATTGTTGTTTGAAAATGTAAAGGGATATGATATGCCTGTGTTGATGAATGCTTTCGGCAGTATGGAACGCATGGCGATTGCATTTGGCGTGGAAAAAGTGGATGATATTGCGGATGAAATAAGAGAGATTTTGAAGTTGCCGTATATTTCTTTGCAAAATAAATTAGATTTGATCAGTATCATTCCTACGGCAAAACGCGCAATTAATTTTCCTAAGTATGTGAAAAATGGTCCTTGTAAAGAAGTCATTATTAAAGATAAGCCTTCTTTAGATAATTTTCCTATTTTAAAATGTTGGCCGGATGATGGTGGAAAATTTATTACATTGCCATTGGTCTTTACTAAAAATCCGAAGACTGGCAAACGGAACGTAGGAATGTATCGTCTGCAAAAATATGATGGACAGACAACAGGGATGCATTGGCATATCCATAAAAATGGCGCGGAAAATTTCCGTGAGCATAAAGAGATGGGGAAAGACCGCATCGAAGTTGCTGTCGCTATAGGTACAGATCCGGTATTAACTTATGCTGCAACGGCACCATTGCCACGAGATATAGATGAAATGGTTTTTGCTGGAATGCTTCGCAAAAAATCAGTTGAAATGATCTCTTGTGAAACTGTAGATGTTGAAGTACCGGCACACAGTGAAATTGTATTGGAAGGCTACGTATTGTTGGATGAATTAAGAAGGGAAGGCCCTTTTGGCGATCATACAGGCTATTATTCTTTAGCGGATGATTATCCTGTGTTCCATATCACGTGTATCACGCATCGCAAAGATCCGATTTATCCATCGACGATTGTAGGTAAGCCGCCAATGGAAGATTGTTATATTGCAAAGGCTACGGAACGAATTTTCTTGCCGTTTTTACAAATGCAGATGCCTGAAATTGTAGATATGAATTTGCCGCTTGAGGGCGTATTTCATAATTGTGCAATGATTTCTATAAAAAAATCTTTCCCACAACATGCGAAGAAAGTTATGCATGCTGTATGGGGCATGGGACAAATGATGTTTACAAAGATGATCATCATTGTGGATGAACATGTGGACGTGCAAGATACAAAAGAAGTTTGGTGGCGTGTATTCAATAATATTGATGCAAGGCGTGATATTGTAATGGTGGATGGACCGCTTGATGTACTTGATCATTCATCACCAATGCCGAATTGGGGAACTAAGGTTGGCATTGATGCAACGAAGACTTGGCCGTCAGAAGGGAATCACCGTGAATGGCCGGACGAAATTGTAATGTCAGATGATATGAAGAAACAGGTAGATCTCAAATGGAAGGAACTTGGTCTTGAGTAA
- the tatC gene encoding twin-arginine translocase subunit TatC yields MSEETSYEEYVGERTPKQIEEETQGNMSLLKHLDELRTRIIRCLIAIGICSLLCYFFVEEIVHFITAPAGKLYYMQPAEAFFTFLKVSIFAGFLMSLPVVLYHVWAFFLPALTPKEKAVVGTIVPVSVVLFFAGILFSYYLVLPAGIKFFLGFASNDLQPLLSVGKYLDFVVAFLLPFGFIFELPLIIMVLAKIGIINSVFLRKQRRMLIFLSFVIGAIISPTPDMFSQTMIAVPIVLLYEISIIIVRFILKK; encoded by the coding sequence ATGTCAGAAGAGACAAGCTATGAGGAGTATGTAGGGGAGCGTACTCCCAAGCAGATTGAAGAGGAAACGCAAGGCAACATGTCCTTGCTTAAACATTTAGATGAATTAAGGACGAGAATTATTCGTTGTTTAATTGCGATTGGCATTTGTAGTTTGCTGTGTTATTTCTTCGTAGAAGAGATTGTACATTTTATTACTGCGCCAGCAGGTAAGTTATATTATATGCAGCCAGCAGAAGCATTTTTTACTTTTTTAAAAGTGTCGATATTTGCTGGTTTTTTAATGAGTTTACCGGTTGTTTTATATCATGTATGGGCATTTTTTCTGCCGGCGCTTACACCAAAAGAAAAAGCCGTAGTCGGAACGATTGTTCCTGTATCAGTTGTATTGTTTTTCGCAGGAATTTTATTTTCTTATTACTTGGTTTTACCGGCGGGAATTAAATTCTTTCTGGGATTTGCAAGCAATGATCTGCAGCCTTTGCTTTCTGTAGGTAAATACTTGGATTTTGTCGTAGCATTTTTATTGCCATTTGGTTTTATTTTCGAATTGCCATTAATCATTATGGTTTTAGCGAAAATTGGAATTATAAATTCGGTTTTTTTACGAAAGCAGAGAAGAATGCTTATTTTTCTATCTTTTGTAATTGGTGCTATCATATCGCCGACACCGGACATGTTTTCCCAGACAATGATAGCTGTACCGATTGTTTTGTTATATGAAATTAGTATTATTATTGTTAGATTTATATTGAAAAAGTAG
- the tatA gene encoding twin-arginine translocase TatA/TatE family subunit gives MFGIGMPELVLILIIGLVVFGPGKLPEVGKAIGKSLNEFKKATSGITSGSEAPPVNVTKAETKEEAVKSEPTKPEVK, from the coding sequence ATGTTTGGTATTGGAATGCCTGAGTTAGTATTAATTTTAATTATAGGGTTGGTTGTATTTGGACCTGGAAAATTGCCTGAAGTAGGAAAGGCAATAGGAAAGAGTTTAAATGAATTTAAAAAAGCTACTTCAGGGATTACGAGTGGCAGCGAGGCACCACCAGTAAATGTTACAAAAGCAGAAACGAAAGAGGAAGCAGTGAAGAGCGAACCTACGAAACCTGAGGTAAAGTGA
- the tatA gene encoding twin-arginine translocase TatA/TatE family subunit — protein sequence MFGIGVPELIIILIIGLIVFGPGKLPEVGKALGNSVNEFKKAFSSSKSNQETRQDITKSDANQSESK from the coding sequence ATGTTTGGAATTGGTGTACCAGAATTAATTATTATATTAATCATCGGATTGATCGTATTTGGACCAGGAAAACTGCCGGAAGTGGGAAAAGCACTTGGTAATAGTGTAAATGAGTTTAAAAAAGCATTTTCTAGTTCTAAGAGCAATCAAGAGACAAGGCAAGATATAACAAAAAGTGATGCAAATCAATCAGAATCGAAATAA
- a CDS encoding polyprenyl synthetase family protein codes for MFDIVKKDLETLEEEMLSVIYSPVEIITEIGTHLVEAGGKRLRPALYFLAVRCEEINEKNAMPLAVAIEMIHMATLVHDDVIDSAATRRGISTANAKWGNQLSILSGDYLFAKAFSLVAKNDYDDRVMVILSDIICDLSEGEIIQNKEIYKASEDKDEYYDRIAKKTANFIAASCQLGGIVAGMCEDEIESLRKYGYAIGMAFQITDDILDLTATSEQIGKPAGNDIMQGIVTLPVIHALNVSSDAEELKRIVTTRTIDQQMLKRGLEIVHATDAIEYSYEKVNEYLDYARSVLPDSIPAEIRETYETVADFIAMRQF; via the coding sequence GATTTAGAAACTTTGGAAGAAGAAATGCTTTCAGTTATATATTCGCCAGTAGAAATCATTACAGAGATTGGAACCCATTTAGTAGAGGCGGGCGGGAAAAGATTACGTCCAGCTCTTTATTTTTTAGCTGTTCGCTGCGAAGAAATAAATGAAAAAAATGCAATGCCATTAGCGGTCGCGATTGAGATGATTCATATGGCTACGTTAGTTCATGATGATGTAATTGATAGTGCTGCAACAAGAAGAGGCATATCAACAGCAAATGCCAAATGGGGAAATCAGTTATCTATACTCAGTGGAGATTATCTGTTTGCTAAGGCTTTTTCTTTGGTGGCTAAAAATGACTATGATGACAGAGTTATGGTTATCTTATCTGATATTATTTGTGATTTAAGTGAAGGGGAAATAATTCAAAATAAAGAGATTTATAAAGCTTCAGAAGATAAGGACGAATATTACGATCGTATAGCCAAGAAGACAGCAAATTTTATTGCCGCTAGTTGTCAGCTTGGTGGAATTGTAGCAGGAATGTGCGAGGATGAAATTGAGTCATTACGTAAATATGGATATGCAATTGGTATGGCATTTCAAATTACGGATGATATTTTGGATCTTACCGCAACATCTGAGCAAATTGGTAAGCCAGCAGGAAATGATATTATGCAAGGCATTGTTACATTGCCTGTAATTCATGCCCTTAATGTAAGTTCTGATGCTGAAGAATTAAAAAGGATTGTTACGACGCGTACAATAGATCAACAGATGCTTAAGCGAGGCTTGGAGATTGTACATGCTACGGATGCAATAGAATACTCTTATGAAAAAGTCAATGAATATTTGGATTATGCACGTAGTGTATTGCCAGATTCGATTCCCGCTGAAATTCGAGAAACTTATGAAACTGTTGCGGATTTTATTGCCATGCGGCAGTTTTGA